Proteins encoded within one genomic window of Camelina sativa cultivar DH55 chromosome 19, Cs, whole genome shotgun sequence:
- the LOC104765493 gene encoding UDP-glycosyltransferase 88A1 gives MGEEAIVLYPAPPIGHLVSMVELGKTILSKNPSLSIHIILVPPPYQPESTASYIASVSSSFPSITFHHLPAVTPYSSSSPTSRHHMESLLLEILCFSNPNVHRTLFSLSQNFNIRAMIIDFFCTAVLDITADLAFPVYYFFTSGATCLAFSLYFPTIHETTPGKNLIDIPQLHIPGVPPIKGSDMPKAVLERDDEVYDVLVMFCKQLSKSSGIIINTFDALENRAIKAIAEELCFRDIYPIGPLIVQGRTGDNHGNNGDSCLTWLDSQPEQSVVFLCFGSLGLFSGEQLKEIAIGLEKSGHRFLWVVRNPPELQNQTEPDLKSLLPEGFLNRTENRGMVVKSWAPQVPVLNHKAIGGFVTHCGWNSILESVCAGVPMVAWPLYAEQRFNRVVIVEEIKIAIPMNESETGFVSSIEVEKRVQEIMEDGPVRERTKAMKNTAESALKETGSSQTALTTLLQSWSTK, from the exons ATGGGAGAAGAAGCTATAGTTCTGTATCCAGCACCACCGATAGGTCACTTAGTGTCCATGGTTGAGTTAGGCAAAACCATCCTCTCCAAAAACCCATCTCTCTCCATCCACATCATCTTAGTTCCACCGCCTTATCAACCTGAATCAACCGCCTCTTACATCGCATCCGTCTCCTCCTCATTCCCTTCAATAACCTTCCACCATCTCCCCGCCGTCACACCGTACTCTTCCTCCTCCCCAACCTCTCGCCACCACATGGAGTCACTCCTCCTAGAAATCCTCTGTTTCAGCAACCCAAATGTCCACCGAACCCTTTTCTCACTCTCTCAGAACTTCAACATCCGTGCAATGATCATCGATTTCTTCTGCACCGCTGTTCTAGACATAACCGCCGATTTGGCCTTCCCGGTTTACTACTTCTTCACCTCTGGAGCCACTTGTCTCGCCTTCTCCCTCTATTTCCCGACCATCCATGAAACAACCCCCGGAAAAAACCTTATAGACATCCCTCAGCTTCATATCCCCGGCGTTCCTCCGATCAAGGGCTCCGATATGCCCAAGGCGGTGCTTGAACGAGACGACGAGGTCTATGATGTTTTAGTAATGTTCTGTAAACAGCTCTCAAAGTCTTCAGGGATCATTATCAACACGTTTGATGCTTTAGAGAACAGAGCCATCAAGGCCATAGCAGAGGAGCTCTGTTTTCGGGATATTTATCCAATAGGACCGCTCATTGTTCAAGGAAGAACCGGAGATAACCATGGAAACAACGGAGATTCTTGTCTGACTTGGCTCGATTCGCAGCCGGAACAGAGTGTTGTGTTCCTCTGTTTCGGGAGTTTGGGTTTGTTTTCAGGAGAACAGCTAAAAGAGATTGCTATTGGTTTAGAAAAGAGTGGACATAGATTCTTGTGGGTGGTTCGTAATCCACCAGAGTTACAAAACCAGACAGAACCGGACTTGAAATCTCTCTTACCCGAAGGATtcttaaaccgaaccgaaaacaGAGGAATGGTCGTCAAATCATGGGCTCCGCAAGTTCCGGTTCTGAATCATAAGGCCATTGGCGGATTCGTCACCCATTGCGGTTGGAATTCAATTCTCGAATCCGTCTGCGCAG gcGTACCAATGGTTGCATGGCCGTTGTACGCTGAGCAAAGGTTTAACAGAGTGGTGATTGTGGAGGAGATCAAGATTGCGATCCCGATGAATGAATCGGAGACGGGTTTCGTGAGCTCAATTGAGGTGGAGAAACGAGTCCAAGAGATAATGGAGGATGGTCCGGTTAGGGAGAGAACCAAGGCTATGAAGAACACAGCCGAATCAGCCTTGAAAGAAACCGGTTCGTCTCAGACAGCATTGACTACTTTACTCCAGTCGTGGAGCACAAAATGA